The proteins below come from a single Polymorphobacter fuscus genomic window:
- a CDS encoding ABC transporter ATP-binding protein: protein MTALLALDTVVKDYASEAGTFRALHGISLAVAKGEFMAIMGPSGSGKSTLMNIIGCLDTPTEGTYRFEGTDTATLSEAALAKLRNAGIGFVFQQFNLLPRLSALANVALPMVYSGVSKADREARALTLLASVGIGDKPNSRPSQLSGGQQQRVAVARSLANNPELLLADEPTGALDTKTGVEVLALFRALNEDKGVTVVIVTHDPEVARATNRVVRIQDGLIFYDGPPTEAALYGHAEPVS from the coding sequence ATGACGGCGCTCCTCGCCCTCGACACGGTCGTCAAGGACTATGCCTCGGAGGCCGGGACCTTCCGCGCCCTCCACGGCATCAGCCTGGCGGTCGCCAAGGGCGAGTTCATGGCGATCATGGGACCGTCGGGGTCGGGCAAGTCGACATTGATGAACATCATCGGCTGCCTCGATACGCCGACCGAAGGCACCTATCGCTTCGAAGGCACCGACACCGCCACCTTGTCGGAAGCCGCGTTGGCGAAGCTGCGCAACGCCGGCATCGGCTTTGTCTTCCAGCAGTTCAACCTGCTGCCACGGCTGTCGGCACTCGCCAATGTCGCGCTGCCGATGGTCTATTCGGGCGTGTCGAAGGCCGACCGCGAGGCGCGCGCCCTGACTTTGCTGGCCAGCGTCGGCATCGGCGACAAGCCCAATTCGCGCCCCAGCCAGCTTTCGGGCGGGCAGCAGCAGCGCGTCGCCGTGGCGCGCAGCCTTGCCAACAACCCCGAATTGCTGCTCGCCGATGAACCGACCGGCGCGCTCGACACGAAGACCGGCGTCGAGGTGCTGGCGCTGTTCCGCGCTCTCAACGAGGACAAGGGGGTGACGGTGGTGATCGTCACCCATGACCCGGAAGTCGCGCGCGCCACCAACCGCGTCGTCCGCATCCAGGACGGGCTGATCTTCTACGACGGCCCGCCGACCGAAGCGGCGCTGTATGGGCATGCGGAGCCAGTCTCATGA